The segment TAGAATTAAATCAATTGCCACATTTGTGATGGAACTATTGTATGTTATATACTTTTTTTGTGAAGCATGTCCCTATGGATTATATCCCTACAATCAGTATGATCTATTTGTGATGTATTAATGTATTTTATATgtcagatcttttttttttcttttctcatgttAAAAATTTCTGACCGATTACTGGTAACTAATTTTGGAATGCAAAATTCTGGGGTCTACATTTTATCTGGTGAAAATACCACTTATCTGTTTCCAGGGACACCGATATTTAAAAGAGAATGTTCTTTATGTTTCACTAAGTTTTCACTTAATCCCTTCTATGCCATAAGTTAATGTTTGGTCACTTATATGCCTTTGAGTGTTCATTTCGATACCGTGCATGCACTCAGTATGACATAAATTATGTTTCATCCATTATATGACTTTGAGTGTTCATTTCAATACCCTGCACGCCTTCAGTAATTTTACCTCCTTTAGTGAAATCATATGGATGAAAAATATATCTGTACTTTTTTCGACGATGATATCTATAATTTGTTGAAGCGAGTATACAATATTTTGTAAGCCATAGGATCCTTTCCTACTAGGCTACTACCTTCAGCAGAAGAACAATAGAGAATGTCCACAAGCATCCCTTGGCCACTAGAACCTCTAGGAAAGGTACCAGATTTCACAAATGCAACATTGTCATGATATGACGCTGACCAGAGGCATATTCCTcccttatattaaaaataaataaataaactcaATCTAACAGTATACTATGCCACCTGATATTATGACATAAACAGAATATGGAGATATATTAATTATTCGCAATTGAGTCACTAAGATATGATAAAGAACCAACTCACATCGCAAGAAGGGAATAGCATTTGTTTGAAGGACTCAGCTACGGTGGAAGCTAAACTTGTTCTGGGGACAATCTCAGCAGCTTCAGTGACAGCAGGAGGCTCGTGGGTGGCAACAATCGCATCCGGCTGGAAAGGAATCGGGCTGAAGACCATTCCCTGGAGAAGAAATCCCAAATTAAAGTTTCAATTAGAGGCCTAATAAAATTAGTGTtgtgaaaaagaagaaagacgAAACTatgcgaggcggaggaggaaggggggaagATGGGAGTGTACTGACGAGGACATCCCCGTAGGCATCCTTGGCTCCATCGTCGGACAGCGCATCCGCCGCAACTGCAACGCACAGACTTGGAATGAGCAGCCCAGCTAGCAAGCGAAGCGGATTGGAGACAGCAGAGAGAGGGGGAGCAGGGAGTGGATAGCACACCTAGGTCGCGGTTGATCTCGCAGATGGTGACGGTGCCGGGCGGAGGGAAGCTCGGCATCGTCGTTGTCTTgcgtcggcgagcggcggccggtgcTCCGCGTCGCAGGACGGGTTAAACCCTTGACTCCCCCAGAGACCTGAGTACCCGTAGGCTACAGCCCAAGGCGATTTGGGCCGGAAGCCCACAAACATACTGGGCCGATATTGTATGTGATGGAATTGGAGTTCCGGGCCAAAATTATATGGGAAGCGTCGATGGCCTCAGGACGGGAGTGCTGGCACCTGGTTGAGGCCCACGATATCACAAACGCATCATCAGGCGTGCTGCAAAAAGTAGGAAAAAGTTCGTTTTTACTCGCTCAATTATTGGGCAAATCTGATTTGATTTGTATCACATAACCGTAAAACCCGATATATTGGCGATCCCTTCCACTATTAAGGTCCTCTTTATTTaaacttataagccaacttataagccaaaaagtctaagcctaaacaaacaagc is part of the Oryza glaberrima chromosome 12, OglaRS2, whole genome shotgun sequence genome and harbors:
- the LOC127756433 gene encoding aladin-like, translating into MPSFPPPGTVTICEINRDLVAADALSDDGAKDAYGDVLGMVFSPIPFQPDAIVATHEPPAVTEAAEIVPRTSLASTVAESFKQMLFPSCDFFLKDQCCV